A window from Dromaius novaehollandiae isolate bDroNov1 chromosome 1, bDroNov1.hap1, whole genome shotgun sequence encodes these proteins:
- the PLEKHB1 gene encoding pleckstrin homology domain-containing family B member 1, translating into MALVKSGWLWRQSSILRRWKRNWFVLYLDGGLVYYHDESQRDMEGRIHVRHGCREVRAGRECRAPQPPEGKSRDCLLALVLRDGSATTLCAESEDDAVAWKVAVLEARATPVHVYDPYDDDYYQTVPLDSHQAAYVSSGYYGNQYGAAGAPRLVVREDPYRVSGDQMALGLLAGAATGAALGSFMWMPCWF; encoded by the exons ATGGCGCTGGTGAAGAGCGGCTGGCTTTGGCGGCAGA GCTCCATCCTGCGCCGCTGGAAGAGGAACTGGTTCGTGCTCTACCTGGACGGCGGCTTGGTTTACTACCACGACGAGAGCCAGCGCGACATGGAGGGCAGGATCCACGTGAGGCACGGCTGCCGGGAGGTGCGCGCCGGCCGCGAGTGCCGAG cgccgcagccccccgAGGGGAAGAGCCGCGACTGCCTGCTGGCCCTGGTGCTGCGCGACGGCTCTGCCACCACGCTGTGCGCCGAGAGCGAGGACGACGCCGT CGCCTGGAAGGTGGCCGTGCTGGAGGCGAGAGCCACCCCG GTGCACGTGTACGACCCCTACGACGACGACTACTACCAGACCGTGCCGCTCGACTCCCACCAGGCCGCCTACGTCAGCTCCGGCTATTACGGCAACCAGTACGGAG CCGCCGGCGCGCCGCGCCTCGTCGTCCGCGAGGATCCCTACCGCGTCTCCGGCGACCAGatggccctggggctgctggccggcgctgccaCCGGCGCCGCCCTGGGCTCCTTCATGTGGATGCCCTGCTGGTTTTAG